A portion of the Corynebacterium rouxii genome contains these proteins:
- a CDS encoding D-alanyl-D-alanine carboxypeptidase family protein — translation MNYTLSHGTIISMKRVPKTLITLTAFTATFTPTVLSVSMAPASADPAPRSSAPNTDKCDNATTPPSAETTSEKLQPGRTSIAPLPTVDNEFGSCGITKATGFEVPTNTASAWMVFDLDTGDVIATKDPHGRYRPASVIKALIALVAIDELDLSKKVTVTNDDVNQEGSAVGFVEGIDYSVQQLLDGLLLGSGNDAASALARALGGEDTTIKKINDLAQELGTVDTHAASYTGLDAQGMSTSVRDLAVIYQAAWQNPVFADTVKKEYSELPADKTGTTFQVWNDNGILMNTEHGIGGKTGFTDDAHHTFVGAKNINGRRIAAVILDTTIDLGRPWEQANKLIDAGYKVAENQAVGSILRKESTIPSEESQPKELSRPSFTNPSDNRDTTPRFVILGALAALVVLGALAWMFGKREDRVEG, via the coding sequence ATGAACTACACCTTAAGCCACGGCACCATCATAAGTATGAAACGTGTGCCAAAAACCCTCATCACGCTGACCGCCTTCACTGCAACATTCACCCCTACCGTCCTTAGCGTATCCATGGCACCAGCATCAGCTGATCCCGCGCCGCGTTCCTCCGCACCCAACACTGACAAATGCGACAACGCCACTACTCCACCATCGGCTGAAACAACCTCAGAAAAACTCCAACCAGGCCGTACTTCAATCGCACCTCTTCCTACTGTCGACAACGAATTTGGTAGCTGTGGGATCACAAAAGCAACCGGCTTCGAGGTACCCACCAATACCGCATCTGCGTGGATGGTCTTCGATCTCGACACCGGTGATGTCATCGCTACCAAAGATCCCCACGGACGATACCGACCAGCATCCGTCATCAAAGCCCTCATCGCACTCGTCGCAATCGACGAACTCGATCTTTCGAAAAAAGTAACCGTTACCAACGACGACGTTAACCAAGAAGGTTCCGCCGTCGGATTTGTGGAAGGAATCGACTATTCCGTCCAACAACTACTCGACGGACTACTCCTCGGCAGCGGAAACGATGCCGCCAGTGCACTCGCACGCGCCCTCGGCGGCGAAGACACCACCATCAAAAAGATCAATGATCTTGCGCAAGAATTGGGAACCGTCGACACGCACGCCGCCTCGTACACGGGCCTCGATGCCCAAGGCATGTCCACTTCTGTGCGCGACCTTGCTGTGATCTATCAAGCAGCATGGCAAAACCCCGTCTTCGCAGACACCGTGAAAAAGGAATACTCAGAACTTCCCGCCGATAAAACCGGCACAACGTTCCAAGTCTGGAATGACAACGGCATCCTCATGAACACCGAACACGGCATCGGCGGTAAAACCGGTTTTACTGACGACGCCCACCACACCTTCGTCGGCGCGAAAAACATCAACGGTCGCCGCATCGCCGCCGTCATCCTCGACACCACCATCGACCTCGGACGTCCATGGGAACAAGCCAACAAGCTTATCGACGCTGGCTACAAAGTCGCCGAAAACCAAGCAGTAGGGTCGATTCTTCGGAAGGAATCGACGATTCCTTCCGAAGAATCGCAACCAAAAGAACTCTCACGCCCGTCGTTTACTAATCCTTCTGATAACCGCGATACGACCCCTCGCTTTGTGATTCTGGGTGCGTTGGCAGCGCTGGTGGTGCTTGGGGCACTAGCGTGGATGTTCGGTAAACGTGAAGATCGTGTGGAAGGTTAA
- the upp gene encoding uracil phosphoribosyltransferase produces the protein MEIRIVDHPLAASRLTIMRDKRTNNAGFRAALADLGAMLVYEASRDLAIEQFPVSTPVADTQGTRLQDPPIIVPIIRAGLGMVDPALSMIPDAQVGFIGMARDEATHQPVPYLEALPDDLSGRTVFCVDPMLATGGSLLHAIKLLADRGATDITAICMVSAQEGVDALAESGLPCRLVTATIDPELNDDAYIVPGLGDAGDRLYGPRNIDL, from the coding sequence ATGGAAATTCGGATCGTCGACCACCCCCTGGCAGCTTCACGCCTTACCATCATGCGCGATAAGCGCACTAACAATGCGGGATTCCGTGCTGCGCTTGCAGATCTCGGCGCCATGCTCGTGTATGAGGCGTCTCGTGATCTCGCAATTGAGCAGTTCCCAGTCAGCACTCCTGTTGCTGATACGCAGGGGACTCGTTTGCAGGATCCTCCCATTATCGTGCCGATTATTCGTGCCGGTTTAGGCATGGTAGATCCAGCGTTGTCGATGATCCCTGATGCCCAGGTGGGCTTTATTGGCATGGCGCGTGATGAGGCTACGCATCAGCCTGTTCCTTATCTTGAAGCGTTGCCTGACGATCTCAGTGGTCGCACCGTGTTCTGCGTGGATCCGATGCTAGCTACGGGTGGTTCTTTGCTGCACGCCATTAAGCTGCTGGCGGATCGTGGCGCTACCGATATCACCGCTATTTGTATGGTGTCAGCTCAGGAGGGTGTTGATGCCTTGGCTGAGTCGGGTCTGCCTTGCCGTTTGGTCACGGCCACCATTGACCCCGAGCTTAACGACGACGCCTACATTGTGCCTGGCCTAGGTGATGCTGGTGATCGTCTCTACGGGCCACGAAACATCGACCTCTAA
- a CDS encoding MFS transporter: MQTLLRYLVVLVNHLNQRKPVPRQTEITHRHRLIAMLALALGGFGIGVTEFVSMGLLSLIAEDFNVAESTAGHVITAYAMGVVVGAPVITAFTGMIPRRRLLILLMIAFTIGNALTVFTTSYPVLMAARFLAGLPHGAFFSVAGLAVASMAPEGQRGRALAFVGMGLPVATVVGVPAVQALGFATTWKAAYVVVTIIGAITLALLWTLMPHMSKMKPTSPLTELGALKNGQVWASLLIGSVGFGGMFAVYTYISWTMTQRAGVPEALMWIVLMAYGLGMIAGNFIGGRLSDWSVEYGILTALICIVLTLVSFYFTSAYAWIAIINFALVGLSGSMLIPSLQIRLMDVAGRAQTLAAALNHSALNIANACGALLGGVVISAGYSYSAPALAGAALGCAAIIIWIPAHITRSKQERKQHS; this comes from the coding sequence ATGCAAACGCTGTTAAGGTATCTCGTCGTGCTTGTCAACCACCTCAATCAAAGAAAACCTGTACCTCGTCAAACAGAGATCACTCATCGTCACCGACTCATCGCCATGTTGGCGTTGGCGCTCGGCGGATTTGGTATCGGTGTTACCGAATTCGTCTCCATGGGCTTGCTTAGCCTCATTGCCGAAGACTTCAATGTGGCGGAGTCTACTGCCGGTCACGTGATTACCGCCTATGCGATGGGCGTGGTCGTCGGTGCGCCCGTCATCACCGCTTTTACCGGAATGATTCCGCGCCGACGTCTACTGATTTTGTTGATGATTGCCTTTACAATCGGCAACGCGTTGACAGTCTTTACCACTTCTTATCCTGTGCTGATGGCTGCACGCTTTTTAGCTGGCTTGCCGCACGGTGCGTTTTTCTCCGTAGCGGGCCTTGCAGTGGCGTCGATGGCCCCTGAAGGACAACGTGGCCGCGCCCTCGCTTTTGTCGGCATGGGATTGCCCGTGGCAACTGTGGTCGGTGTACCCGCTGTTCAAGCTTTGGGATTTGCTACCACGTGGAAAGCCGCGTACGTGGTGGTCACCATCATCGGTGCTATTACCTTGGCATTGTTGTGGACCCTCATGCCGCACATGTCCAAGATGAAACCCACGAGCCCACTCACAGAACTCGGTGCGTTAAAGAATGGCCAAGTCTGGGCATCACTGCTGATCGGTTCGGTGGGCTTCGGCGGAATGTTTGCCGTGTATACCTATATTTCTTGGACAATGACGCAGCGCGCGGGTGTGCCTGAGGCGCTCATGTGGATCGTGCTGATGGCGTACGGACTTGGCATGATTGCGGGCAATTTTATCGGCGGACGCCTTTCCGACTGGAGTGTGGAATACGGAATTCTTACTGCCCTTATCTGCATTGTGCTCACCTTGGTGAGTTTCTACTTCACCAGTGCCTATGCGTGGATCGCCATCATCAACTTTGCTCTTGTGGGTCTTTCCGGCTCGATGCTCATTCCATCTCTTCAGATCAGGCTCATGGATGTTGCAGGTCGTGCGCAGACCCTAGCTGCCGCACTCAACCACTCGGCGCTTAACATCGCGAATGCTTGTGGCGCACTGCTTGGCGGTGTGGTTATCAGCGCAGGATATAGCTATTCTGCTCCTGCTCTTGCTGGTGCTGCTTTAGGTTGTGCCGCCATCATCATTTGGATTCCAGCGCATATCACGCGCAGTAAACAAGAACGCAAACAGCACAGCTAG
- a CDS encoding YhjD/YihY/BrkB family envelope integrity protein, whose amino-acid sequence MASRGSGKISANTVVPASSRAAHQRESIRAMSTRQNRNKTDEFGIERSTADDPGIVDKLRLKWGWFDHLMRMNERYSQEGGNQYSAGITYFSVLSMFPILMLVMAAAATILARQPETLQQLQERITDSVDASIADTLKEILDTAISQRGAMFGIGGLTALWSGLSWMSHLRYGASKMWRYPVTGDNFAKTKFQDFLGFLGLLVAMGIALGITAIGSSGLTTQLIDAIELADVPGIFLLTFVISLVVGLIANFCVFLWLIKYLPRGEVPAKSALEAAGIGAVLFEIFKQLASQFFSNALSNPAGATFGPIIGLMVLLYFIWRILMYCCAWAATTAESLAIAKLEPPAPAVIRVREEIRTGGDKGKGIGIGLAGAAAATALLSLWKRK is encoded by the coding sequence ATGGCGTCTCGAGGCTCAGGAAAAATCTCAGCGAACACCGTTGTGCCCGCATCATCGCGTGCCGCACACCAACGTGAGAGCATTCGCGCCATGTCCACCCGCCAAAATCGCAACAAGACAGACGAGTTCGGCATTGAACGATCAACCGCCGACGACCCCGGGATCGTCGACAAGCTGCGTCTTAAGTGGGGGTGGTTTGACCATCTCATGCGTATGAATGAGCGGTACAGCCAAGAAGGCGGTAACCAGTACTCCGCGGGCATTACTTATTTTTCTGTGTTGTCGATGTTCCCAATCCTCATGCTGGTGATGGCCGCGGCAGCAACTATCCTTGCTCGCCAGCCAGAAACACTGCAGCAATTACAGGAAAGAATCACCGATTCTGTCGACGCTTCCATCGCCGACACTCTCAAAGAAATCCTCGATACCGCCATCAGTCAACGCGGTGCCATGTTCGGCATCGGTGGCCTTACCGCCTTGTGGTCCGGTCTAAGCTGGATGTCGCACCTGCGCTACGGGGCGTCGAAAATGTGGCGCTACCCAGTCACTGGCGATAACTTTGCGAAAACAAAATTCCAAGATTTCCTAGGGTTTCTCGGCCTGCTTGTGGCCATGGGCATCGCGCTGGGCATCACTGCTATCGGCTCCTCCGGCCTGACTACGCAGCTTATCGACGCTATCGAGCTTGCCGACGTCCCCGGTATCTTCCTTCTCACATTCGTCATCTCCTTGGTTGTGGGACTCATCGCCAACTTCTGCGTATTCCTCTGGCTTATCAAATACCTTCCCCGTGGCGAAGTCCCCGCCAAATCAGCGTTGGAAGCCGCAGGCATCGGTGCTGTGCTCTTCGAGATCTTCAAGCAGCTCGCATCGCAATTCTTCTCCAACGCATTAAGCAACCCCGCAGGAGCTACCTTCGGCCCCATCATTGGACTCATGGTTTTGCTCTACTTCATCTGGCGCATCCTTATGTACTGCTGCGCTTGGGCTGCAACCACCGCGGAATCCCTCGCCATTGCCAAACTCGAGCCGCCAGCACCAGCCGTCATCCGCGTTCGCGAAGAAATCCGCACCGGCGGCGATAAAGGCAAAGGCATTGGAATCGGCCTCGCCGGTGCTGCAGCTGCGACTGCCTTGCTGTCACTTTGGAAGCGCAAGTAA
- a CDS encoding exodeoxyribonuclease III has product MQITTVNVNGIRAAVKQRSDANRGMLPWLEQSGSDVVLLQEIRASEKDSLTALAPALDAGWHYVGAPAAAKGRAGVGILSRQPLRDVQVGLEGFVDSGRYIQATLSDPDAVHDVVVASLYLPSGSADTDKQDEKYRFLDVFGPFLEQAAQDNPHMVVGGDWNICHRMQDLKNWKTNRKKSGFLPDERAFMDSVFGVFPDSESQVSDAGEWAGAVEYTSEQRRTPAEDPKWFDVARRLAPEDAAYTWWTYRGQAFDTNAGWRIDYQAATSAMLKRATRCWVDKAAAYDLRWSDHSPLTVVYS; this is encoded by the coding sequence ATGCAAATTACAACAGTTAACGTCAATGGAATTCGTGCTGCCGTCAAGCAGCGTAGCGACGCCAACCGCGGCATGCTTCCTTGGCTAGAACAGTCCGGTTCCGATGTCGTCTTGCTGCAAGAGATTCGTGCTTCGGAAAAAGATTCTCTTACTGCTTTGGCACCTGCCCTCGATGCCGGATGGCACTATGTTGGCGCTCCTGCTGCTGCCAAAGGCCGCGCCGGGGTGGGTATTTTAAGTCGCCAGCCACTGCGTGATGTTCAGGTGGGGTTGGAAGGATTCGTCGATTCTGGCCGGTACATCCAAGCAACACTGTCTGATCCTGATGCAGTTCATGACGTGGTGGTAGCGTCGCTCTACTTGCCTTCTGGCTCTGCCGATACTGATAAGCAAGACGAGAAATACCGTTTCCTTGATGTGTTCGGTCCGTTTCTTGAGCAAGCGGCGCAGGATAATCCGCACATGGTAGTCGGTGGTGATTGGAACATTTGTCACCGCATGCAAGATCTGAAGAATTGGAAAACGAACCGAAAGAAGTCTGGCTTCCTTCCAGATGAACGCGCCTTTATGGATTCGGTATTTGGTGTTTTCCCTGATTCTGAAAGCCAGGTATCCGATGCTGGCGAATGGGCAGGGGCGGTGGAATACACCTCGGAGCAGCGTCGCACGCCGGCTGAAGATCCGAAATGGTTTGATGTGGCGCGTCGATTAGCACCCGAGGATGCTGCCTATACTTGGTGGACCTACCGTGGTCAGGCGTTTGATACGAATGCGGGTTGGCGTATCGATTATCAAGCAGCAACTTCTGCGATGCTGAAGCGCGCGACCCGGTGCTGGGTCGATAAAGCAGCAGCATATGATTTGAGGTGGTCGGATCATTCACCTTTGACGGTGGTGTATTCCTAA
- a CDS encoding C40 family peptidase: protein MINLPGVVSMLATLAPPQLNLAIPDTPSFPTVDLITHAFGTTTPLTHAAQTLAADAHRARGVIPQALHEIDNLRAELGHMATDFLNEAARIFPKLFSPMPGSALAAHAELAALPSKYIDLAFARLDLANKNLTHATMTLLSVADGGVDTRGELPPPPAPPASHLGQRAVDAAMSALGTPYLWGGTTLAGFDCSGFTQWAWRQAGVELPRLAEQQNVGTPIAREQLQPGDLLVWDGHVAMYAGNGNIIEAGDPVALNPIRTTNMGMPFKGYFRPTA from the coding sequence GTGATTAACCTCCCCGGTGTGGTTTCCATGTTGGCCACACTCGCACCCCCACAGCTCAACCTTGCTATCCCCGATACCCCATCGTTTCCCACCGTCGACCTCATCACGCACGCCTTTGGCACCACCACACCGCTTACCCACGCAGCACAAACCCTAGCCGCCGACGCACACCGTGCACGCGGCGTCATCCCCCAAGCACTCCACGAAATAGATAACCTCCGCGCAGAACTCGGGCACATGGCCACCGACTTTCTTAACGAGGCAGCACGGATATTCCCTAAACTTTTTAGTCCCATGCCGGGATCCGCCCTCGCAGCCCATGCCGAGCTTGCAGCCCTACCCAGCAAATACATCGATCTAGCATTCGCACGTCTCGACCTAGCCAATAAAAACCTCACCCACGCCACCATGACACTGCTCTCGGTAGCAGATGGGGGCGTCGATACGCGAGGCGAACTCCCGCCACCGCCAGCCCCACCCGCTTCTCACCTCGGACAACGCGCCGTCGACGCCGCCATGAGCGCCCTCGGCACCCCCTACCTTTGGGGCGGAACAACACTCGCCGGATTTGACTGCTCCGGATTTACCCAATGGGCATGGCGACAAGCAGGCGTTGAGCTGCCCCGACTCGCCGAACAACAAAACGTCGGCACGCCTATCGCCCGTGAACAACTCCAACCAGGCGATCTGCTCGTCTGGGACGGCCACGTCGCCATGTACGCCGGCAACGGCAACATCATCGAAGCAGGAGACCCCGTCGCTCTTAACCCCATCAGAACCACCAACATGGGAATGCCGTTTAAAGGTTACTTCCGACCCACCGCGTAG
- the trpS gene encoding tryptophan--tRNA ligase: MFFMTATVQENTQKKQRVLSGIQPTADSYHLGNYLGALKQWIDLQDNYEAFYFIPDLHAITVDQVPRELRERTIAGAAQLLALGIDPHKSTLFVQSHVPEHAELGWVLTCLTGFGEASRMTQFKDKSAKRGADRTSAGLFTYPMLMAADILLYRPQFVPVGEDQRQHLELTRTLAERFNSRFKKTFVVPDGIIPEGAAKIYDLQDPTSKMSKSGSNPKGLINLLDDPKISAKRIRSAVTDNDGEIRFDKENKPGVSNLLVIQSALTGKSIDSLVDAYQGQGYGALKVDTADALEAFVTPLKAQYDMYMSDRAELEKVLALGAEKAREIASRTLADAYEHIGFLPPKR; this comes from the coding sequence ATGTTCTTCATGACTGCAACCGTGCAAGAAAATACGCAGAAGAAGCAACGTGTGCTGTCGGGAATTCAACCAACAGCCGACTCGTATCACCTAGGAAACTATTTGGGTGCTCTGAAGCAGTGGATCGACCTTCAGGACAACTACGAGGCGTTTTACTTCATCCCTGATCTGCACGCCATCACGGTTGATCAAGTTCCCCGTGAACTGCGAGAACGTACCATCGCTGGTGCTGCACAGCTTTTAGCCTTGGGTATTGATCCTCACAAGAGCACCCTCTTTGTGCAGTCTCACGTTCCGGAGCACGCTGAGCTTGGTTGGGTTCTTACGTGCTTGACTGGTTTCGGTGAAGCGAGCCGCATGACACAGTTCAAGGACAAGTCCGCCAAGCGAGGTGCGGATCGTACCTCCGCAGGTCTGTTCACCTATCCCATGTTGATGGCTGCGGATATTCTGCTTTACCGTCCACAGTTTGTGCCGGTGGGCGAGGACCAACGCCAGCACTTGGAGCTCACTCGTACGCTTGCTGAGCGTTTTAACTCTCGTTTCAAGAAGACCTTCGTGGTGCCAGATGGCATTATTCCTGAGGGTGCTGCCAAGATTTATGATCTTCAAGATCCCACCTCCAAGATGAGCAAGTCGGGCTCGAACCCCAAGGGCTTGATCAATCTTCTCGACGACCCCAAGATATCTGCGAAGCGCATTCGCTCTGCTGTGACCGACAACGACGGCGAGATCCGCTTTGATAAGGAAAACAAGCCTGGTGTGTCCAACCTGCTGGTCATTCAGTCAGCACTGACGGGCAAGAGCATCGACTCGCTTGTCGACGCCTACCAAGGCCAGGGTTACGGCGCCTTGAAGGTCGACACCGCCGACGCCCTCGAGGCCTTCGTTACACCTTTGAAAGCTCAGTACGACATGTACATGTCTGACCGCGCTGAGCTGGAAAAAGTGTTGGCTCTTGGCGCCGAAAAAGCTCGCGAGATTGCATCGCGCACGCTTGCAGACGCCTACGAACACATCGGTTTTTTACCGCCAAAGCGCTAA